Proteins encoded together in one Anaerotignum propionicum DSM 1682 window:
- a CDS encoding MATE family efflux transporter — MNLENIQSNKMRTILQFSIPSIIAMILTSLITVTDGFFIGNFVGKEGLAAINLGLPIVYLFLAVGLMVSVGGVAIAGMALGSNDINKCNSVFNQTMCTTMVATILLSVIVWLSLDPMLHILNADSQVAMIFTDYYVIMLLELPIMVINASFGMFIRGEGKPQYFMKVNILNVLLNILLDYLFVRWFAWGVKGVAVASLLSALVTLLYILYFFINKSSVYKFGRFTFSGDVLCSTLLNGSSEFVGEMSMSISMFAYNYVILRNIGVDGVTAFTIVGYIAYIFSMVIIGFGQGASPLISFTYGAEEHFLAVNLRKITNFMVLTAGAMVLLLVLFGSRWYSSLFVKSAVVEQMVHSGVIIYAVSFLFSGINTISSFYFTSIGKAKESAIISSARGLVILLICIFTLPSLFGMTGVWLVSPITEFLTLILSLFLIGKESKYLSRRLTQS; from the coding sequence ATGAACTTAGAAAACATTCAAAGCAACAAAATGAGAACCATTTTGCAATTTTCAATTCCATCGATTATCGCAATGATACTGACATCACTGATTACTGTTACCGATGGTTTTTTCATCGGAAACTTCGTGGGTAAAGAAGGTCTTGCTGCAATTAACTTAGGACTGCCTATTGTCTATTTATTCCTTGCAGTGGGTCTCATGGTATCGGTAGGCGGTGTTGCAATCGCCGGAATGGCTCTTGGCAGTAATGATATTAACAAATGCAACAGTGTTTTTAATCAGACCATGTGTACAACAATGGTTGCGACCATCCTGCTCAGTGTCATCGTGTGGCTTAGCCTTGATCCGATGCTTCATATCTTAAATGCTGATTCGCAGGTGGCAATGATTTTCACAGACTATTACGTCATTATGCTGTTGGAACTTCCTATTATGGTGATAAATGCATCCTTTGGTATGTTTATCCGCGGAGAGGGCAAACCACAGTATTTTATGAAAGTCAACATTTTGAACGTGTTGCTTAATATTCTACTGGATTATTTGTTTGTCCGTTGGTTTGCTTGGGGCGTAAAGGGAGTCGCTGTAGCCTCATTACTTTCTGCCCTTGTTACCCTTTTATACATTCTCTACTTTTTTATAAACAAGTCAAGCGTATACAAATTCGGTAGATTTACTTTTTCAGGTGACGTGCTGTGTAGCACACTACTCAATGGCAGCTCAGAATTTGTTGGTGAAATGTCAATGAGTATTTCTATGTTTGCATATAATTATGTAATACTAAGGAACATCGGTGTGGATGGTGTGACTGCATTTACCATCGTTGGTTATATTGCCTATATTTTCAGCATGGTGATTATTGGTTTTGGCCAAGGTGCAAGCCCTCTCATCAGTTTTACATATGGAGCAGAGGAACATTTTCTTGCAGTAAACCTGCGTAAGATAACCAACTTCATGGTGCTGACTGCAGGAGCAATGGTGCTTTTGCTTGTGCTGTTTGGTTCAAGGTGGTACAGCAGTCTGTTTGTAAAAAGTGCTGTCGTAGAACAGATGGTGCATTCCGGTGTAATCATATATGCTGTTTCATTTCTATTTTCGGGAATTAATACAATTTCCTCTTTTTACTTTACATCAATTGGAAAAGCAAAGGAATCAGCTATCATATCTTCTGCACGAGGTTTGGTTATTCTGCTCATTTGTATTTTTACTTTGCCATCGTTGTTTGGTATGACAGGTGTATGGCTTGTCTCTCCTATTACAGAATTTCTGACCTTAATTTTAAGTTTGTTTTTAATAGGAAAAGAAAGTAAATACCTATCACGAAGATTAACACAAAGTTGA